From Nocardia sp. XZ_19_385, the proteins below share one genomic window:
- a CDS encoding dihydrofolate reductase translates to MSARKIGLIWAQTPDGVIGFENTIPWRLPEDLTNFKAVTSGHPVIMGRRTWDSLPAKFRPLPERRNIVVTRQADWSAEGAERVESVDAALAAADGDVWVMGGGEIYRATMEFATELLVTEVDVRVDGDAYAPEIGPEWQAAPEPWRESSNGLRFRIVRYTR, encoded by the coding sequence GTGAGCGCGCGCAAGATCGGCCTGATCTGGGCGCAGACGCCCGACGGCGTCATCGGATTCGAGAACACCATCCCCTGGCGACTACCCGAGGACCTGACCAACTTCAAGGCCGTGACCTCGGGACATCCGGTCATCATGGGCCGGCGCACCTGGGATTCGCTGCCCGCGAAATTCCGCCCGCTGCCGGAACGCCGCAATATCGTGGTCACCCGGCAGGCCGACTGGTCGGCCGAAGGCGCCGAACGCGTCGAATCCGTCGACGCGGCACTGGCCGCGGCCGACGGTGACGTCTGGGTGATGGGCGGCGGCGAAATTTACCGCGCCACCATGGAATTCGCCACTGAACTGCTGGTCACCGAGGTGGACGTCAGAGTCGACGGCGATGCCTACGCCCCGGAGATCGGCCCCGAATGGCAAGCGGCGCCGGAGCCTTGGCGAGAATCATCGAACGGTCTGCGGTTCCGGATCGTGCGCTACACCCGCTGA
- a CDS encoding cupin domain-containing protein, translating to MEKKSLTAVARQQLKLAATATSGRSSQTIFGGHAASLRQTVVGLSAGQSLAEHDNAGDATLLVLSGTLTLISGGNEWKGSTGDLLVVPKARHSVKANEDVAFLLTVAK from the coding sequence ATGGAAAAGAAATCGCTGACAGCGGTCGCCCGCCAACAGCTCAAGTTGGCCGCTACCGCCACCAGCGGGCGCAGTTCGCAAACCATCTTCGGCGGACATGCCGCCTCGCTCCGGCAGACGGTGGTCGGCCTGTCGGCGGGCCAGAGCCTGGCCGAACACGACAATGCGGGCGACGCAACACTCCTGGTCCTCAGCGGCACCCTGACCCTGATCAGTGGTGGCAACGAGTGGAAAGGTTCGACCGGTGACCTGCTGGTCGTGCCCAAGGCCAGGCACAGTGTCAAAGCCAACGAGGACGTTGCGTTCCTGCTCACAGTTGCCAAGTAA
- a CDS encoding Dyp-type peroxidase → MGEPQPILDPLSPSAIFLVVTIDEGGESAVRDLLEDLSGLKRSVGFRVPGSDLSIVTSIGSAAWDRLFSGSRPAALREFPGYFGPKHQAPATPGDLLFHIKSQTPDAAFELAMTIGEKLEGAGTVVDETIGFRYFEQRDLLGFVDGTENPEGPLAKSAALVGDEDPEFAGGSYVVVQKYTHDLTAWRALPVPEQERVIGRTKLEDYELSDADKPADSHVAVNTVTDPETGAERKILRANMPFGSVKEGEFGTYYIAYAASPDVTDSMLVRMFLGTEDATHDRILDFSTAITGTQFFTPSADFFEDLPEPAEAPGESAGIDVHSNGSQSNGSGSLGIGTLKRSRS, encoded by the coding sequence ATGGGTGAGCCACAGCCGATCCTCGATCCACTCTCACCGAGCGCGATCTTTCTGGTCGTGACCATCGATGAGGGGGGCGAGTCGGCTGTGCGCGACCTTCTCGAGGACCTGTCAGGGCTCAAGCGCTCCGTCGGTTTCCGCGTGCCGGGTTCGGACCTGTCGATTGTCACCTCGATCGGCTCCGCCGCGTGGGACCGGCTCTTCAGCGGCTCCCGCCCGGCCGCGCTGCGGGAGTTCCCGGGTTACTTCGGGCCGAAGCATCAGGCCCCCGCGACGCCGGGCGACCTGCTGTTCCACATCAAGTCCCAAACCCCGGACGCCGCTTTCGAATTGGCGATGACGATCGGCGAGAAACTCGAGGGCGCGGGGACCGTCGTCGACGAGACCATCGGTTTCCGCTACTTCGAACAGCGGGACCTGCTGGGATTCGTGGACGGCACCGAGAACCCCGAGGGCCCGCTCGCCAAATCGGCCGCGCTGGTCGGGGACGAGGATCCCGAATTCGCCGGCGGCAGTTACGTTGTCGTGCAGAAGTACACGCACGATCTGACTGCCTGGCGCGCGCTGCCGGTCCCCGAGCAGGAGCGCGTGATCGGGCGCACCAAGCTCGAGGATTACGAGCTGTCCGACGCGGACAAGCCCGCCGATTCGCATGTGGCCGTGAACACCGTCACCGACCCCGAGACCGGCGCGGAACGCAAGATCCTGCGCGCCAATATGCCCTTCGGTAGCGTCAAGGAGGGCGAGTTCGGCACGTACTACATCGCCTACGCGGCCTCCCCCGATGTCACCGACAGCATGCTCGTCCGGATGTTCCTCGGCACCGAGGACGCTACCCACGATCGCATCCTTGATTTCTCCACAGCCATCACGGGTACTCAGTTCTTTACACCGTCCGCCGATTTCTTCGAGGACCTGCCCGAGCCCGCGGAAGCGCCCGGGGAATCGGCGGGCATCGATGTTCACAGCAATGGCAGTCAAAGCAATGGCAGCGGCTCACTCGGCATCGGCACATTGAAAAGGAGTAGGTCATGA
- a CDS encoding family 1 encapsulin nanocompartment shell protein encodes MNNLHRGLAPITSEAWKAIEEEAGRTFKRHIAGRRVVDLSGPHGEDYNAVGLGRTEPISAPDTGVQARQRQVAPLVELRVPFTLSRVELDNVEKGAQDADLDPVKDAARKIAFAEDRAIFEGYAAAGITGVRASSSNESIKVPTDPKDVPEAVTQALSALRLAGVDGPYSVLLSADLFTAVSETSDHGHPIRTHIERLIPDGEIIWAPAIDGAFVLTTRGGDFDLNLGQDLSIGYLAHDAENVQLYFQESLQFLVYTGEAAVALEA; translated from the coding sequence ATGAATAACCTCCATCGCGGGCTGGCGCCGATCACTTCCGAGGCTTGGAAGGCGATCGAGGAAGAAGCCGGCCGCACCTTCAAGCGCCATATCGCGGGCCGCCGCGTGGTCGACCTGTCCGGCCCGCACGGCGAGGATTACAACGCCGTCGGTTTGGGCCGCACCGAGCCGATCAGCGCACCCGATACCGGCGTGCAGGCACGGCAGCGCCAGGTCGCGCCGCTGGTGGAGTTGCGAGTGCCGTTCACGCTGTCCCGCGTCGAACTCGACAACGTCGAGAAGGGCGCTCAGGACGCTGATCTGGACCCGGTGAAGGATGCCGCCCGCAAGATCGCCTTCGCCGAGGACCGCGCCATCTTCGAGGGCTACGCGGCGGCCGGGATCACCGGGGTGCGGGCGAGCTCGTCCAACGAGTCGATCAAGGTGCCGACGGACCCGAAGGATGTCCCCGAGGCCGTCACCCAGGCGCTGAGCGCGCTGCGGTTGGCCGGTGTCGACGGCCCGTATTCGGTATTGCTCAGCGCCGACCTGTTCACCGCGGTCAGCGAGACCTCCGATCACGGCCACCCCATCCGCACCCACATCGAACGCCTCATCCCCGACGGCGAGATCATCTGGGCCCCCGCCATCGACGGCGCCTTCGTGCTCACCACCCGCGGCGGCGATTTCGATCTGAACCTGGGCCAGGACCTGTCCATCGGCTACCTGGCGCACGACGCCGAGAACGTGCAGCTCTACTTCCAGGAGAGCCTGCAGTTCCTGGTCTACACCGGCGAAGCCGCGGTCGCACTGGAGGCCTGA
- a CDS encoding TerD family protein, with translation MMKGANVPVPMPVVRIELGWQSGPGVPDADASALLLVGGKVRSDNDFVFYNQPQHSSGAVRHEGKQQGPTVLDNLWVNLGQVEPQIETIVIAASSDGGTFGQFQGLYVRVLDANNGTEVARFDSTGASTETAFVLGELYRRQGAWKFRAVGQGYDSGLSGLATDYGISVDDTPAPPPAQQYSPPPVPPQQYAPPPAQQPVPPPQYAPPPQQFAPPAQPYAPPPPPHQQQFAPPPPQHQQFAPPPPTGGAPVNLSKISLTKEAPSVSLTKSGATGGTMRVNLNWTTTKPARGGGLFGRRSRGGNGGLDLDLCCFFELADGRIGSVRALDRSFGDLTNPPYIRLDQDDRTGASTTGENLDINLDFTSQFRRILVFSSIYEGAKDFRGVHATVTLYPVNSTPIEMTLDGCQDESRDAVLAHIENINGEFVVRREGTFIRPPAGQPGAGVMEIARIYNWDFGFKAGRGKG, from the coding sequence ATGATGAAGGGCGCCAACGTTCCGGTGCCGATGCCCGTGGTCCGCATCGAACTGGGGTGGCAATCGGGTCCCGGTGTTCCGGATGCGGATGCGTCCGCGCTCCTGCTGGTCGGGGGAAAGGTCCGCTCCGACAACGATTTCGTGTTCTACAACCAGCCGCAGCACAGCTCCGGCGCGGTGCGGCACGAGGGCAAGCAGCAGGGGCCCACGGTGCTGGACAACCTGTGGGTGAACCTCGGGCAGGTGGAACCGCAGATCGAGACCATCGTCATCGCGGCCTCGTCCGACGGCGGCACCTTCGGGCAGTTCCAGGGCCTGTACGTGCGGGTGCTCGACGCGAACAACGGCACCGAGGTGGCCCGGTTCGACAGCACCGGCGCCAGCACCGAGACGGCCTTCGTGCTCGGTGAGCTGTACCGCAGGCAGGGGGCCTGGAAGTTCCGCGCGGTCGGGCAGGGCTACGACTCCGGGCTCAGCGGATTGGCCACGGACTACGGCATTTCCGTCGACGACACGCCTGCTCCGCCACCGGCGCAACAGTATTCGCCGCCACCCGTGCCGCCGCAGCAGTACGCGCCGCCGCCGGCCCAGCAGCCGGTGCCGCCGCCGCAATACGCTCCGCCGCCACAGCAATTCGCGCCGCCCGCGCAGCCGTACGCGCCGCCCCCTCCGCCGCACCAGCAGCAGTTCGCGCCGCCCCCACCCCAGCATCAGCAGTTCGCGCCCCCGCCCCCGACGGGTGGTGCGCCGGTGAATCTGAGCAAGATCTCGCTCACCAAGGAAGCGCCGTCGGTCTCGCTGACCAAGTCGGGTGCGACCGGCGGCACCATGCGGGTCAACCTGAACTGGACCACCACCAAGCCCGCCCGCGGCGGCGGCCTGTTCGGACGCCGTTCCCGCGGCGGCAACGGCGGGCTCGACCTCGACCTGTGCTGCTTCTTCGAATTGGCCGACGGCCGCATCGGTTCCGTGCGCGCACTGGACCGCTCCTTCGGCGATCTGACCAACCCGCCCTACATCCGGCTGGACCAGGACGACCGCACCGGCGCCAGCACCACCGGCGAGAACCTCGACATCAACCTGGATTTCACCAGCCAGTTCCGCCGGATCCTGGTGTTCTCCTCGATCTACGAGGGCGCCAAGGACTTCCGCGGCGTGCACGCCACCGTCACGCTCTATCCGGTGAACTCCACGCCCATCGAGATGACACTCGACGGCTGCCAGGACGAGTCGCGGGACGCGGTGCTCGCGCACATCGAGAACATCAACGGCGAGTTCGTGGTCCGGCGCGAAGGCACGTTCATCCGGCCGCCCGCGGGCCAGCCGGGTGCGGGCGTCATGGAGATCGCGCGGATATACAACTGGGACTTCGGGTTCAAGGCGGGCCGCGGCAAGGGCTGA
- a CDS encoding phosphotransferase, with amino-acid sequence MDAAVGAGRELGLTVSDATVLHDVFSVVVHLAPAPVVVRVPTILPHCESLDALAHRQRAELDVTRWLAARGTPEIPPSPLVPPEPVQRDGFSMTFWQFVAEDRDQEPDYVANSESVADLHAALRDYPGHLSFLSAADPQFVTEGLTLLEKHPDLVDPADLDRAQREWRQLEPLVRSRAAFEDAFPGIDLQPIHGDSPTANIFSGMDGDLYSDFELITLGPIEWDLAALGPDHEAAYDRGAKRNGTRPLNEEVLRFVNAVGMLRIIATLTLAPQLPVLVDYLTPALDLWRAMPFAGGMAD; translated from the coding sequence GTGGACGCGGCGGTCGGCGCCGGGCGCGAGCTGGGACTGACCGTGTCCGATGCCACGGTGCTGCACGACGTCTTCTCCGTTGTCGTGCACCTTGCGCCGGCACCGGTCGTGGTCCGGGTTCCGACCATCCTGCCGCACTGCGAGAGCCTCGATGCCCTCGCGCACCGCCAGCGCGCGGAGCTGGACGTGACGCGATGGCTCGCCGCCCGGGGCACACCGGAGATCCCGCCCAGCCCGCTCGTGCCGCCGGAACCCGTTCAGCGCGACGGGTTCTCGATGACGTTCTGGCAGTTCGTCGCGGAGGATCGGGACCAGGAACCCGACTATGTGGCGAACTCCGAAAGCGTCGCCGACCTGCACGCGGCGCTGCGGGATTACCCGGGTCACCTGTCGTTTCTGTCGGCGGCCGATCCGCAGTTCGTCACCGAAGGCCTCACCCTGCTCGAAAAGCACCCCGATCTGGTCGATCCGGCCGACCTGGACCGCGCACAGCGCGAGTGGCGGCAGCTGGAACCTCTGGTGCGCTCGCGCGCGGCGTTCGAAGACGCCTTCCCGGGGATCGACCTCCAGCCCATCCACGGCGACTCGCCGACCGCGAACATCTTCTCCGGCATGGACGGTGACCTCTACTCCGACTTCGAGCTGATCACGCTGGGCCCGATCGAATGGGACCTGGCCGCGCTCGGGCCCGACCACGAGGCCGCCTACGACCGTGGTGCGAAGCGCAATGGCACCAGGCCCTTGAACGAGGAGGTGCTGCGCTTCGTGAACGCCGTGGGGATGCTGCGCATCATCGCCACCCTCACGCTCGCGCCGCAACTGCCCGTGCTGGTCGATTACCTGACACCGGCCCTCGACCTGTGGCGCGCGATGCCGTTCGCCGGCGGCATGGCCGACTGA
- a CDS encoding TetR/AcrR family transcriptional regulator, which translates to MTNPGPGRPRLEQRTRRGQTPRAEILDAAGELFTTKGYANTSTRAVADAVGIRQASLYHHFGSKDDILDALLAETITAPLELAQRLGKAAEPAPVRLYTLALFDVRQLCAARWNLGALYLLPDLRTERFEAFRLRRDELRGHYEAFARDVLSEAGAAGVRGAEVLPFRLVETVISIRSDEGAAPGYAESVIPDAALRMLGWPGDLGEIRGTATELLATG; encoded by the coding sequence GTGACAAACCCTGGTCCCGGGCGTCCCCGGCTCGAGCAACGCACGCGGCGCGGGCAGACGCCGCGCGCGGAGATCCTCGACGCCGCCGGAGAACTGTTCACCACCAAGGGCTATGCGAATACCTCGACCCGGGCGGTCGCCGACGCGGTCGGCATCCGGCAGGCGTCGCTCTACCACCACTTCGGCTCGAAAGACGACATTCTCGACGCGCTACTCGCCGAAACCATCACCGCGCCACTGGAACTCGCGCAGCGGCTGGGCAAGGCAGCCGAGCCCGCACCGGTCCGGCTCTATACCCTCGCCCTGTTCGACGTCCGTCAGCTCTGCGCGGCGCGCTGGAATCTCGGCGCGCTGTACCTGCTGCCGGACCTGCGCACCGAACGCTTCGAAGCGTTCCGGCTGCGGCGCGACGAATTACGCGGGCACTATGAGGCTTTCGCCCGTGACGTGCTGTCCGAGGCCGGAGCGGCAGGTGTGCGCGGCGCCGAGGTACTGCCCTTCCGGCTCGTCGAAACCGTGATCAGCATCCGCTCCGACGAGGGCGCCGCGCCGGGCTATGCGGAAAGCGTCATCCCGGACGCGGCGTTGCGCATGCTCGGCTGGCCTGGAGATCTCGGCGAAATCCGCGGCACGGCAACCGAACTCCTCGCCACAGGTTGA
- a CDS encoding amino acid permease: MATTLTPPSDSDSADLAGFGYQPVLHRKLGRYASFAAGFSFVSILTTIFQFFGLGYSFGGGAFFWTWPIVFAGQFLVALNFAELAAHYPISGSIYQWSRRLAGDLVGWFAGWSMIIAQIVTAAAAAIALQVVLPAVWSGFQLIGEDPALTSTSGAANAVLLGSVLMALTTIINVIGVDVMARINAIGVTIEIVGVAAVIGLFFADAERGPGVVLNTEAAAPGGYMAAFLVSGLMAAYVMLGFSSAGELAEETKNPRKVAPRTILAALAVSGLGGGLMLLGALMAAPSLTDGNLATGGLAYVITAKLASPAGTVLLCAVAVAVFVCTLAIQTAGSRLMFSMARDGKLPFAQALSKVHPRFGTPILPAVVFGAAGIALLVINLGNAAIFATLASVCIVMFYIAYLLVTAPMLRQRLSGWPGEVSEEGLFSLGRFGLAVNIGAVVWGIAMAINLAWPRPEIYTPQGGGWWMLWSAPLFVILSAAVGFVVYRFVGRKSPAVGEQNALAGDAPEPAPQPA, encoded by the coding sequence ATGGCCACGACACTCACCCCACCATCCGATTCCGACAGCGCCGACCTGGCGGGCTTCGGCTATCAGCCGGTCCTGCACCGCAAGCTGGGCCGATACGCCTCGTTCGCGGCCGGGTTCTCCTTCGTCTCCATCCTGACCACGATCTTCCAGTTCTTCGGGCTCGGATACTCCTTCGGCGGCGGGGCCTTCTTCTGGACCTGGCCCATCGTGTTCGCCGGACAGTTCCTGGTGGCATTGAACTTCGCCGAACTCGCCGCGCACTACCCGATCTCGGGGTCCATCTACCAGTGGTCGCGCCGCCTGGCCGGCGACCTGGTCGGCTGGTTCGCGGGCTGGTCGATGATCATCGCGCAGATCGTCACCGCCGCGGCGGCCGCGATCGCACTCCAGGTGGTGCTGCCGGCGGTGTGGAGCGGATTCCAGCTGATCGGCGAGGATCCGGCGCTCACCTCGACCTCCGGCGCGGCCAACGCGGTGCTGCTCGGCAGTGTGCTGATGGCGCTGACCACGATCATCAACGTGATCGGGGTGGACGTCATGGCCCGGATCAACGCCATCGGCGTCACCATCGAAATCGTCGGCGTCGCCGCGGTGATCGGCCTGTTCTTCGCCGACGCCGAACGCGGTCCCGGCGTTGTGCTGAACACCGAGGCCGCCGCGCCCGGCGGGTACATGGCCGCGTTCCTGGTGTCGGGCCTGATGGCGGCGTACGTGATGCTCGGGTTCTCCTCCGCCGGGGAACTGGCCGAGGAAACCAAGAATCCGCGCAAGGTCGCCCCGCGCACCATCCTGGCCGCGCTGGCGGTCTCCGGTCTGGGCGGCGGGCTCATGCTGCTCGGCGCGCTGATGGCCGCGCCGAGCCTGACCGACGGCAACCTGGCCACCGGCGGCCTGGCCTACGTCATCACCGCCAAGCTGGCCAGCCCGGCGGGCACGGTGCTGCTGTGTGCGGTGGCGGTCGCGGTGTTCGTGTGCACGCTGGCCATTCAGACAGCCGGGTCGCGCCTGATGTTCTCCATGGCCCGGGACGGGAAACTTCCCTTCGCGCAGGCGCTTTCGAAGGTGCACCCGCGCTTCGGGACGCCGATCCTGCCCGCCGTGGTGTTCGGCGCGGCCGGCATCGCCCTGCTGGTGATCAACCTGGGCAACGCGGCGATCTTCGCGACGCTGGCCAGCGTCTGCATTGTCATGTTCTACATCGCCTACCTGCTGGTCACGGCGCCGATGCTGCGGCAGCGGCTGAGCGGCTGGCCGGGCGAGGTCTCCGAGGAAGGCCTGTTCTCGCTGGGGCGCTTCGGGCTCGCGGTGAATATCGGCGCGGTGGTGTGGGGTATCGCGATGGCCATCAACCTGGCCTGGCCGCGGCCGGAGATCTACACGCCGCAGGGTGGGGGCTGGTGGATGCTGTGGTCCGCGCCGCTGTTCGTGATCCTCAGTGCCGCAGTCGGATTCGTGGTCTACCGGTTTGTCGGCCGGAAGAGCCCGGCGGTCGGCGAACAGAACGCCCTGGCAGGGGACGCCCCGGAACCGGCACCCCAGCCCGCATAA